Genomic DNA from Thermoplasmata archaeon:
GACACGCCAGAGACCCTGGCTGCAAGAGTGCTGGAGAAAGAACATGAAATCCTGCCCCTTGCAGTAAAACTCATTGCAGAAGGCAGGGTGAAAATTGTAGATGGGAAAAGAGTGAAGATAGAGTGGTGAGAAAGATGAGCGAGGTGCATCTGGAAAATTTCAATGTAAATACAAGGTGCGAGATGGATGTTGTTGACATAACGAGGCAGGTTGAGAAATGTGTTTCTGCCTCCGGCTTGACATCAGGCATTGTGAATGTTTTTGTGCAGGGCTCAACTGCTGCAATAAGCACGATAGAATACGAAGAAGGACTTGCTCGAGACCTTGAAACTGCTTTAGAGCGGATTGCTCCAAAAGATGCGGAATATCTTCATCATCTTCGCTGGCACGACGACAATGGCCGTTCGCATGTGCGGGCTACCATAATCGGTCCAAGCATTACTGTTCCTTTTGAAAATGGGAGGCTTGTGCTGGGAACATGGCAGCAAATTGTGCTTGTTGAGCTGGACACGCATGGAAGAACGAGAAAAGTGTATGTGACTGTAATGGGGCGGTGAGAGATGCTTGATGTTGTTGTAGAGAAACTCAGGAAGGCAAAAAGGGTTGCAGTGCTCACAGGTGCAGGAATTTCTGCGGAGAGTGGTATTGCCACATTCAGAGGGAAGGGCGGGCTCTGGGAAAAATACGATGTGGAAAAGCTTGCAACACCACGAGGATTTTATTCAGACCCTGCATACTTCTGGGAATGGTTTGAGGGCAGGAGAAAGGAAATGTTGAAGGCAGAGCCGAATGCTGGCCATAAAGCCCTTGGAGAACTTGAAAAGATTGTTGGGGAATTTACATTGATTACCCAGAACATAGACAGGTTGCATCAGAGGGCTGGAAGCAAAAATGTGCTTGAGTTGCATGGAAATGCGTTCACAATTTACTGTCCAAGGGATGGATGGAGAATGGAAACCTATGAACCATTGCCCTCAATTCCGCCTTTCTGCCAGTGCGGTGCTGTGCTGCGTCCCGATGTGGTGCTGTTTGAAGAACCGCTGGATGAAGTCATTTTGAGGAAGGCGTTTGAGGCAGCTGAAAATGCAGAGGTGTTTCTGAGCATCGGGACATCAGCAGTGGTCTATCCTGCTGCCTATCTTCCACTGGAAGCAAAGCGAAACGGTGGATTTTTGATTGAGATAAACCCGGAGCCAACTCCATTGAGCCAGCTTGCAGATGCTGTTTTTCGGGAGAAGGCGGGAGA
This window encodes:
- a CDS encoding secondary thiamine-phosphate synthase enzyme YjbQ, which gives rise to MSEVHLENFNVNTRCEMDVVDITRQVEKCVSASGLTSGIVNVFVQGSTAAISTIEYEEGLARDLETALERIAPKDAEYLHHLRWHDDNGRSHVRATIIGPSITVPFENGRLVLGTWQQIVLVELDTHGRTRKVYVTVMGR
- a CDS encoding NAD-dependent deacylase — encoded protein: MLDVVVEKLRKAKRVAVLTGAGISAESGIATFRGKGGLWEKYDVEKLATPRGFYSDPAYFWEWFEGRRKEMLKAEPNAGHKALGELEKIVGEFTLITQNIDRLHQRAGSKNVLELHGNAFTIYCPRDGWRMETYEPLPSIPPFCQCGAVLRPDVVLFEEPLDEVILRKAFEAAENAEVFLSIGTSAVVYPAAYLPLEAKRNGGFLIEINPEPTPLSQLADAVFREKAGEILPLILERLRK